One stretch of Rhizophagus irregularis chromosome 6, complete sequence DNA includes these proteins:
- a CDS encoding uncharacterized protein (SECRETED:cutsite_LSA-RP; SECRETED:prob_0.5427); SECRETED:SignalP(1-20), with protein sequence MKNLYLILLLVLASATYLSARPNPRIMIGALTKRQDAAAPATCICPPTNVPCDSQNLCPGTACEAADPPCGTGCCEQGLTCSSDANGPICMKMM encoded by the coding sequence atgAAGAATCTTTATCTCATTTTATTACTCGTTCTTGCCTCTGCAACCTACCTTTCTGCGAGACCTAATCCAAGAATCATGATCGGAGCATTAACTAAAAGGCAAGATGCTGCTGCCCCCGCCACTTGCATATGTCCTCCTACCAACGTACCATGTGATTCTCAAAACTTATGCCCCGGCACTGCTTGTGAGGCTGCTGATCCACCTTGCGGTACCGGTTGCTGTGAACAAGGCTTAACGTGCAGCTCGGATGCAAATGGGCCCATTTGTATGAAAATGATGTAA